A part of Deltaproteobacteria bacterium genomic DNA contains:
- the genX gene encoding EF-P lysine aminoacylase GenX yields the protein MQQETLVTIARKRAQILEEIRAFFKAEDFIEVDTPVVLTAPAPEPHIEAAEVKLDLPKGQTTRYLQTSPELPMKRLLAAGLEKIFQIAPVFRQGDFSPTHRPEFRMLEWYRRSAGWETLLGDCEMLLRACAREILGSTTISFGNHPIDLSMDFRRITMNEAFIEHAGFAILDHLEPLSLQSKLDELKIHRHPSDTWDDLFHRVFLERVEPALLVDPSPLFLTHYPAPLAALARRLPTDSRVSERFELYIAGIELANGFGELTCPIEQRSRFEADRDWRVSQGMHDYPMDERFFEALEKLPPSAGIALGVDRLMMLLLDAQNIKEISIIPWEHA from the coding sequence ATGCAACAAGAAACCCTAGTCACAATAGCTCGCAAGCGCGCTCAAATATTGGAGGAGATTCGAGCATTTTTTAAGGCAGAAGACTTCATCGAGGTAGATACACCAGTGGTCCTCACCGCCCCTGCTCCAGAGCCGCATATCGAAGCTGCTGAGGTCAAATTAGATTTACCGAAAGGTCAAACAACACGGTATTTACAAACTTCGCCTGAACTGCCGATGAAAAGACTGCTTGCTGCGGGGCTTGAGAAAATCTTTCAAATCGCTCCGGTGTTTCGCCAAGGAGATTTCAGCCCCACCCATCGACCAGAGTTTAGAATGCTGGAATGGTACCGCCGCTCAGCGGGCTGGGAAACTTTACTTGGCGACTGTGAGATGTTGCTGCGCGCCTGCGCCCGCGAGATTCTTGGCAGCACCACGATCAGCTTCGGAAATCACCCAATCGATTTGAGCATGGATTTTCGGCGTATCACCATGAACGAAGCTTTTATCGAGCACGCTGGCTTCGCGATTCTCGACCACCTGGAGCCTCTCTCACTGCAATCCAAACTCGATGAGCTCAAGATCCACCGCCATCCAAGTGATACCTGGGACGACCTTTTCCACCGTGTTTTCCTGGAGAGAGTGGAACCCGCATTGCTAGTAGACCCCTCTCCTCTCTTTCTCACGCATTACCCAGCACCTCTGGCCGCTCTTGCTCGCCGCTTGCCCACTGATTCTAGGGTATCGGAACGGTTCGAGCTTTATATCGCCGGAATTGAGCTTGCGAATGGTTTCGGGGAGCTTACATGCCCCATCGAGCAGCGCAGCCGATTTGAAGCGGACCGAGATTGGAGAGTAAGCCAAGGCATGCATGATTACCCCATGGATGAGCGGTTCTTCGAGGCTTTAGAAAAACTGCCCCCCTCCGCTGGGATTGCCCTCGGCGTCGATCGGCTGATGATGCTCCTCTTAGATGCCCAAAATATTAAAGAAATCAGCATCATTCCCTGGGAACACGCCTGA
- a CDS encoding PqqD family protein, with protein sequence MMVQEAKGNEELSACYAWNPKVASRTLDDTAFVLLQSSMVSLNDVGTYLWEHFKTGSSVEEAVKAVVSEFETTDDVARKDIVEFVHSLLNKNLLVIDDSRSQGGVS encoded by the coding sequence ATGATGGTACAAGAGGCCAAAGGCAATGAGGAGCTGAGCGCATGTTATGCGTGGAACCCCAAAGTTGCCTCTCGAACCCTGGATGATACGGCTTTCGTGTTGTTGCAAAGCTCGATGGTGAGCTTGAACGACGTGGGAACCTATCTCTGGGAACACTTTAAGACAGGCTCATCGGTAGAAGAAGCTGTTAAAGCTGTTGTTTCGGAGTTTGAAACAACAGATGATGTGGCTCGCAAGGATATCGTTGAGTTCGTTCATTCGCTGCTGAATAAAAATCTACTGGTAATCGATGATTCCAGGTCCCAGGGGGGCGTTTCGTGA
- a CDS encoding SpoVR family protein, producing the protein MALPENLEKLRVEIEGHARAFGLDYFDTIFEYVTFDQMNMIAAYGGFPTRYPHWKFGMDYEQLAKSYQYGLSKIYELVINNDPSYAYLMSSNAVVDQKLVMAHVYGHVDFFKNNFAFAHTDRKMMDTMANHGTRVRRYIDRYGVEKVEGFIDKVLSIDNLIDRHAPYITRRNDSHEKLERDAMTPEVPRLETDREYMRGYINPDDYIQEQRKKMEEERERERHFPEHPERDVMLFMLEHAPLENWERDILAMLRQEAYYFLPQGQTKIMNEGWASYWHTTIMTQKALEPSELIDYAETHSCTMGVQPGSVNPYKLGLELFRDIEDRWNKGRFGKEWNDCDDLRLKQQWNTGVGKGREKIFEVRRHYNDVTFIDEFLTPEFVFDQKMFNYGFNKKSGNWEILEREYKAIKNKLLDQLTNFGQPHICVVDGNFENRGELLLKHEYEAVDLRQDYMKDTLVNLYAIWSRPVVLSTLVDDRAVLVRFDGQDFEETKIKNAA; encoded by the coding sequence ATGGCACTTCCAGAAAATCTCGAAAAATTACGAGTTGAAATAGAGGGTCATGCGCGAGCATTTGGCCTGGACTATTTCGACACGATTTTCGAATACGTAACTTTTGACCAGATGAATATGATCGCCGCATATGGTGGTTTTCCTACGCGATATCCGCACTGGAAATTTGGGATGGATTACGAGCAGCTGGCAAAGAGTTATCAATACGGCTTGTCGAAGATTTATGAACTCGTCATCAACAATGATCCATCTTACGCTTACCTCATGAGCTCCAATGCGGTCGTGGACCAGAAGCTCGTGATGGCTCATGTTTATGGTCACGTAGATTTTTTCAAAAACAACTTCGCCTTTGCTCATACGGATCGAAAAATGATGGACACCATGGCTAACCATGGTACCCGGGTGCGTCGCTACATCGACCGTTACGGTGTTGAAAAAGTCGAAGGCTTTATCGATAAGGTTTTGAGTATCGATAATCTTATCGATCGCCATGCCCCCTATATCACGCGGCGAAATGACTCTCATGAGAAATTAGAGCGCGATGCAATGACGCCTGAAGTGCCGCGTCTTGAGACAGACCGCGAGTACATGCGCGGCTACATCAATCCCGACGACTACATTCAAGAGCAGCGAAAGAAGATGGAAGAGGAACGCGAACGCGAACGCCATTTCCCTGAGCATCCCGAACGCGATGTGATGCTTTTCATGCTTGAGCACGCACCCCTTGAGAACTGGGAAAGAGACATTTTGGCGATGCTGCGTCAGGAAGCTTATTACTTTCTGCCACAGGGTCAGACGAAGATTATGAATGAAGGTTGGGCCAGTTATTGGCACACCACCATCATGACTCAAAAAGCCCTCGAGCCCTCCGAACTCATTGATTACGCCGAAACCCATTCCTGCACGATGGGCGTTCAGCCAGGTTCCGTTAATCCATACAAACTGGGTCTTGAGTTGTTTCGAGACATCGAAGACCGCTGGAATAAGGGCCGCTTCGGTAAGGAATGGAACGACTGCGATGATTTGCGGCTGAAGCAACAATGGAATACAGGCGTTGGAAAAGGTCGCGAGAAGATCTTTGAAGTGCGTAGGCACTACAACGATGTTACGTTTATCGATGAGTTTTTGACTCCTGAATTTGTATTTGACCAAAAGATGTTCAATTACGGGTTCAACAAAAAGTCAGGTAATTGGGAAATTTTGGAACGTGAATACAAAGCGATTAAAAACAAGCTGCTTGACCAGCTCACAAACTTCGGGCAACCCCATATTTGTGTGGTCGACGGTAACTTTGAAAATCGCGGGGAGTTACTGCTGAAACATGAGTATGAGGCAGTCGATTTGCGGCAGGATTATATGAAAGACACGCTGGTAAATTTGTACGCTATTTGGAGCCGGCCCGTAGTGCTTTCAACCCTGGTCGATGACAGAGCAGTTTTGGTGCGGTTTGACGGCCAAGACTTTGAAGAGACGAAAATAAAGAATGCTGCATAA
- the trmB gene encoding tRNA (guanosine(46)-N7)-methyltransferase TrmB, translated as MITAIENADRPRSRHRIHANPFSVPKPDPIPNWDKTFGRKAPIALEIGFGIGGFLLDLGAKHPELNVLGIEIRQHFVNGVLKQAASRELSNVQAIVANVNRDLDELLEDQSVSFVSVNFPDPWFKKRHHKRRVIQTNFLDILVRKMVPGGVFHLMTDFTPIGEDSLEIFEERMDFENLEGPGKFASESTTGIMSEREVTHMRRGDPISRLHYLYVPVTA; from the coding sequence ATGATAACAGCGATAGAAAATGCCGATCGGCCCCGCAGCCGCCATAGAATTCACGCCAACCCGTTCAGCGTGCCCAAACCTGACCCTATCCCCAACTGGGATAAAACCTTCGGGCGAAAAGCTCCGATTGCCTTGGAAATTGGTTTTGGGATCGGTGGTTTTCTTCTCGACCTAGGTGCTAAGCACCCTGAACTAAACGTGTTAGGCATTGAAATCAGGCAACATTTTGTAAACGGCGTGCTCAAACAAGCAGCCAGCCGCGAGCTCTCAAATGTTCAAGCCATCGTTGCCAACGTCAACCGTGACCTTGATGAACTCCTCGAAGACCAAAGCGTATCCTTTGTTTCGGTGAACTTTCCCGATCCATGGTTCAAGAAGCGCCACCACAAACGACGCGTCATTCAGACCAACTTTCTCGATATTTTGGTCCGAAAAATGGTTCCCGGCGGTGTTTTTCACCTCATGACTGACTTTACCCCGATTGGCGAAGACAGCTTGGAGATTTTCGAAGAGCGCATGGATTTCGAAAACCTTGAGGGACCCGGTAAATTTGCCAGTGAATCCACGACTGGGATCATGAGTGAGCGCGAAGTGACCCATATGCGGCGAGGGGACCCTATTTCTCGGCTTCATTACCTGTACGTGCCCGTAACGGCTTAA